From the genome of Pungitius pungitius chromosome 21, fPunPun2.1, whole genome shotgun sequence, one region includes:
- the csnk1db gene encoding casein kinase I isoform X2: MELRVGNRYRLGRKIGSGSFGDIYLGTDISVGEEVAIKLECVKTKHPQLHIESKIYKMMQGGVGIPTIKWCGAEGDYNVMVMELLGPSLEDLFNFCSRKFSLKTVLLLADQMISRIEYIHSKNFIHRDVKPDNFLMGLGKKGNLVYIIDFGLAKKYRDARTHQHIPYRENKNLTGTARYASINTHLGIEQSRRDDLESLGYVLMYFNLGSLPWQGLKAATKRQKYERISEKKMSTPIEVLCKGYPSEFATYLNFCRSLRFDDKPDYSYLRQLFRNLFHRQGFSYDYVFDWNMLKFGANRAAEEAERERRDREDRLRHGRNPVARGTPAASGRPRGAQEAAPPTPLTPTSHTANTSPRQVTGMERERKVSMRLHRGAPVNVSSSDLTGRQDTSRMSTSQMVSAVPTAGVHLLAPR; encoded by the exons ATGGAGCTGAGAGTGGGTAACCGGTACCGACTGGGCAGAAAAATCGGAAGTGGGTCTTTCGGGGACATCTATTTAG GCACAGATATTTCAGTGGGGGAAGAGGTTGCGATTAAATTGGAATGTGTGAAGACCAAACACCCCCAGCTGCACATCGAGAGCAAGATCTACAAGATGATgcaaggaggag TGGGCATTCCAACCATAAAGTGGTGCGGGGCAGAAGGGGATTACAATGTGATGGTGATGGAGCTGCTGGGGCCCAGCCTGGAGGATCTCTTCAACTTTTGCTCCCGCAAATTCAGCCTCAAGACCGTCCTACTGCTTGCTGATCAGATG atcaGTCGCATTGAGTACATTCACTCCAAGAACTTCATCCACAGAGATGTGAAGCCGGATAATTTCCTGATGGGACTGGGCAAAAAGGGCAACCTGGTGTACATCATCGACTTTGGCCTGGCTAAAAAGTATCGTGATGCTCGCACACACCAGCACATCCCCTACCGCGAGAACAAGAACCTGACTGGCACTGCCCGCTACGCCTCCATCAACACACATCTGGGGATTG AGCAGTCTAGGCGTGATGACCTCGAGTCTTTGGGATATGTTCTCATGTATTTTAATCTGGGCTCGTTGCCCTGGCAAGGCCTCAAGGCCGCCACCAAGAGGCAGAAGTATGAACGGATCAGTGAGAAGAAAATGTCCACCCCTATTGAGGTGCTTTGCAAGGGATACCCCT CGGAGTTTGCGACCTACTTGAATTTCTGTCGTTCCCTGCGCTTCGATGACAAGCCAGACTACTCGTACCTACGGCAGCTCTTCAGGAACCTGTTCCACAGGCAGGGCTTCTCATATGACTACGTCTTTGACTGGAACATGCTCAAGTTT GGAGCCAACCGTGCCGCAGAGGAAGCGGAGAGAGAGCGCCGGGACCGGGAGGACAGGCTGAGGCACGGCAGGAATCCAGTGGCCCGCGGAACACCCGCTGCATCAGGACGACCACGAGGAGCCCAGGAAGCagccccacccacccctctGACACCCACCTCACACacag CAAACACGTCCCCCCGACAAGTTACTGGGATGGAGCGTGAACGGAAGGTCAGCATGCGACTGCACCGCGGCGCTCCCGTCAATGTGTCCTCGTCAGACCTCACAGGACGGCAGGATACGTCTCGTATGTCCACTTCGCAG
- the csnk1db gene encoding casein kinase I isoform X1, protein MELRVGNRYRLGRKIGSGSFGDIYLGTDISVGEEVAIKLECVKTKHPQLHIESKIYKMMQGGVGIPTIKWCGAEGDYNVMVMELLGPSLEDLFNFCSRKFSLKTVLLLADQMISRIEYIHSKNFIHRDVKPDNFLMGLGKKGNLVYIIDFGLAKKYRDARTHQHIPYRENKNLTGTARYASINTHLGIEQSRRDDLESLGYVLMYFNLGSLPWQGLKAATKRQKYERISEKKMSTPIEVLCKGYPSEFATYLNFCRSLRFDDKPDYSYLRQLFRNLFHRQGFSYDYVFDWNMLKFGANRAAEEAERERRDREDRLRHGRNPVARGTPAASGRPRGAQEAAPPTPLTPTSHTANTSPRQVTGMERERKVSMRLHRGAPVNVSSSDLTGRQDTSRMSTSQHSLRASCQVDARHVLV, encoded by the exons ATGGAGCTGAGAGTGGGTAACCGGTACCGACTGGGCAGAAAAATCGGAAGTGGGTCTTTCGGGGACATCTATTTAG GCACAGATATTTCAGTGGGGGAAGAGGTTGCGATTAAATTGGAATGTGTGAAGACCAAACACCCCCAGCTGCACATCGAGAGCAAGATCTACAAGATGATgcaaggaggag TGGGCATTCCAACCATAAAGTGGTGCGGGGCAGAAGGGGATTACAATGTGATGGTGATGGAGCTGCTGGGGCCCAGCCTGGAGGATCTCTTCAACTTTTGCTCCCGCAAATTCAGCCTCAAGACCGTCCTACTGCTTGCTGATCAGATG atcaGTCGCATTGAGTACATTCACTCCAAGAACTTCATCCACAGAGATGTGAAGCCGGATAATTTCCTGATGGGACTGGGCAAAAAGGGCAACCTGGTGTACATCATCGACTTTGGCCTGGCTAAAAAGTATCGTGATGCTCGCACACACCAGCACATCCCCTACCGCGAGAACAAGAACCTGACTGGCACTGCCCGCTACGCCTCCATCAACACACATCTGGGGATTG AGCAGTCTAGGCGTGATGACCTCGAGTCTTTGGGATATGTTCTCATGTATTTTAATCTGGGCTCGTTGCCCTGGCAAGGCCTCAAGGCCGCCACCAAGAGGCAGAAGTATGAACGGATCAGTGAGAAGAAAATGTCCACCCCTATTGAGGTGCTTTGCAAGGGATACCCCT CGGAGTTTGCGACCTACTTGAATTTCTGTCGTTCCCTGCGCTTCGATGACAAGCCAGACTACTCGTACCTACGGCAGCTCTTCAGGAACCTGTTCCACAGGCAGGGCTTCTCATATGACTACGTCTTTGACTGGAACATGCTCAAGTTT GGAGCCAACCGTGCCGCAGAGGAAGCGGAGAGAGAGCGCCGGGACCGGGAGGACAGGCTGAGGCACGGCAGGAATCCAGTGGCCCGCGGAACACCCGCTGCATCAGGACGACCACGAGGAGCCCAGGAAGCagccccacccacccctctGACACCCACCTCACACacag CAAACACGTCCCCCCGACAAGTTACTGGGATGGAGCGTGAACGGAAGGTCAGCATGCGACTGCACCGCGGCGCTCCCGTCAATGTGTCCTCGTCAGACCTCACAGGACGGCAGGATACGTCTCGTATGTCCACTTCGCAG CATTCCCTACGAGCATCATGCCAAGTAGACGCTCGCCACGTCCTTGTGTGA
- the csnk1db gene encoding casein kinase I isoform X3, which yields MELRVGNRYRLGRKIGSGSFGDIYLGTDISVGEEVAIKLECVKTKHPQLHIESKIYKMMQGGVGIPTIKWCGAEGDYNVMVMELLGPSLEDLFNFCSRKFSLKTVLLLADQMISRIEYIHSKNFIHRDVKPDNFLMGLGKKGNLVYIIDFGLAKKYRDARTHQHIPYRENKNLTGTARYASINTHLGIEQSRRDDLESLGYVLMYFNLGSLPWQGLKAATKRQKYERISEKKMSTPIEVLCKGYPSEFATYLNFCRSLRFDDKPDYSYLRQLFRNLFHRQGFSYDYVFDWNMLKFGANRAAEEAERERRDREDRLRHGRNPVARGTPAASGRPRGAQEAAPPTPLTPTSHTANTSPRQVTGMERERKVSMRLHRGAPVNVSSSDLTGRQDTSRMSTSQNSIPYEHHAK from the exons ATGGAGCTGAGAGTGGGTAACCGGTACCGACTGGGCAGAAAAATCGGAAGTGGGTCTTTCGGGGACATCTATTTAG GCACAGATATTTCAGTGGGGGAAGAGGTTGCGATTAAATTGGAATGTGTGAAGACCAAACACCCCCAGCTGCACATCGAGAGCAAGATCTACAAGATGATgcaaggaggag TGGGCATTCCAACCATAAAGTGGTGCGGGGCAGAAGGGGATTACAATGTGATGGTGATGGAGCTGCTGGGGCCCAGCCTGGAGGATCTCTTCAACTTTTGCTCCCGCAAATTCAGCCTCAAGACCGTCCTACTGCTTGCTGATCAGATG atcaGTCGCATTGAGTACATTCACTCCAAGAACTTCATCCACAGAGATGTGAAGCCGGATAATTTCCTGATGGGACTGGGCAAAAAGGGCAACCTGGTGTACATCATCGACTTTGGCCTGGCTAAAAAGTATCGTGATGCTCGCACACACCAGCACATCCCCTACCGCGAGAACAAGAACCTGACTGGCACTGCCCGCTACGCCTCCATCAACACACATCTGGGGATTG AGCAGTCTAGGCGTGATGACCTCGAGTCTTTGGGATATGTTCTCATGTATTTTAATCTGGGCTCGTTGCCCTGGCAAGGCCTCAAGGCCGCCACCAAGAGGCAGAAGTATGAACGGATCAGTGAGAAGAAAATGTCCACCCCTATTGAGGTGCTTTGCAAGGGATACCCCT CGGAGTTTGCGACCTACTTGAATTTCTGTCGTTCCCTGCGCTTCGATGACAAGCCAGACTACTCGTACCTACGGCAGCTCTTCAGGAACCTGTTCCACAGGCAGGGCTTCTCATATGACTACGTCTTTGACTGGAACATGCTCAAGTTT GGAGCCAACCGTGCCGCAGAGGAAGCGGAGAGAGAGCGCCGGGACCGGGAGGACAGGCTGAGGCACGGCAGGAATCCAGTGGCCCGCGGAACACCCGCTGCATCAGGACGACCACGAGGAGCCCAGGAAGCagccccacccacccctctGACACCCACCTCACACacag CAAACACGTCCCCCCGACAAGTTACTGGGATGGAGCGTGAACGGAAGGTCAGCATGCGACTGCACCGCGGCGCTCCCGTCAATGTGTCCTCGTCAGACCTCACAGGACGGCAGGATACGTCTCGTATGTCCACTTCGCAG AATAGCATTCCCTACGAGCATCATGCCAAGTAG